From a region of the Salarias fasciatus chromosome 6, fSalaFa1.1, whole genome shotgun sequence genome:
- the tmc8 gene encoding transmembrane channel-like protein 7 — MEEQKSVNFMRLLSEESTQSTVSSDSCEYYQMEIFDLLPSVQASRPEPSRSVEQGGAESQARLGHGPLSQGPRDKASTQPLRNLALCMQGKRAARDMRKMQISSIGFWKSWRQSQSTNMKRLWEQMGSAVAGLLPWRHTLHRIEGRFGVGVKAYFVFLRYLVFLNLLHCALTAGFILGPTLVYGRGNDSKPLTFESNDSVLDFFLGSGYLDRSPVFFGYYTRGSLDQKCLNTPLLYFIGILTILFLSLIMVVRRTTVGYKHTQMLGKRYSTNLCYKILCGWDFTIQDPAGAVLKQSFIRNDLRLFLEEQSFSLREAQRTLGQKVRLCLLRLALNLMVLSLLGGAFYFIYFSTEISLHEDGHHWLLSLFLQYLPPMTITFVNLVLPHIFRKISSFEDYSVTTQVNVTLVRSIFLKLASLGIYLFFILTNTKNEQHHCRENQFGREMYKLCIFNFLATFSSVFLLNFPRKLVQEWYPSSAVARRLGKQHFLIPFNVLDLVYGQTVSWVGVYYCPLLPLIGTVTLVATFYIKKFSVLRCCVAEHRMFRASSSSVFFHFMLLLGLLLAGVTLGFNLRQQEDRNTSPCGPFPGDQTVLKVTETCVGSLPSMVQTILRYLASEAFALPLILAEIIILTSYVSRGRANQKAIDRLKDMLVMSSSDKVFLVRQHATLLRGQRKRQRVAQDAPVLQQRDASS; from the exons ATGGAGGAGCAAAAAAGTGTCAACTTCATGAGACTCTTGTCAG AGGAGAGCACCCAGTCCACAGTGTCTTCAGACTCCTGTGAGTACTATCAGATGGAGATATTTGACCTGCTGCCGAGCGTGCAGGCTTCCCGACCCGAGCCAAGCAGAAGCGTCGAGCAGGGCGGTGCAGAGTCTCAGGCAAGGCTCGGCCATGGCCCCCTGTCCCAAGGACCCAGAGACAAGGCGTCCACGCAGCCCCTCCGAAACCTGGCCTTGTGCATGCAGGGGAAGAGAGCTGCCAG GGACATGAGGAAGATGCAGATCAGCAGTATTGGATTTTGGAAGTCCTGGAGGCAGAGTCAGAGCACCAACATGAAGAGGCTCTGGGAGCAGATGGGCAGCGCTGTGGCCGGCCTCTTGCCATGGCGCCACACTCTCCACAGGATCGAAG GCCGGTTTGGAGTTGGCGTCAAGGCCTATTTCGTCTTCCTCAGATATCTGGTGTTCTTGAACTTGCTCCATTGTGCCCTCACCGCCGGCTTCATACTGGGGCCCACTTTAGTTTACGGCAGGGGCAACGACAGCA AACCGCTGACATTTGAAAGCAACGACTCAGTTTTAGACTTCTTCTTGGGTTCG GGCTACTTAGATCGATCACCTGTGTTTTTTGGTTATTATACTCGTGGTTCCTTGGACCAGAAATGCCTGAATACACCTCTCCTCTACTTCATCGGGATCCTCaccatcctcttcctcagtctCATCATGGTGGTCCGCAG AACAACCGTCGGCTACAAGCACACCCAGATGCTCGGGAAGCGTTACAGTACCAACCTGTGTTACAAAATCTTGTGTGGGTGGGATTTCACCATCCAGGATCCCGCAGGCGCAGTTCTCAAGCAGAGCTTCATCAGGAACGACCTCAGA CTGTTCCTGGAGGAGCAGAGTTTCTCTTTGCGAGAGGCTCAGAGGACTCTCGGACAAAAAGTGCGTCTCTGCCTGCTCAGGCTCGCCCTCAACTTGATGGTTTTGTCTCTGCTGGGTGGAGCCTTTTACTTCATCTACTTCTCCACAGAGATATCTCTGCATGAG GACGGCCACCACTGGCTGCTCAGCCTCTTCCTTCAGTATCTTCCTCCCATGACCATCACCTTCGTCAACCTCGTGCTCCCTCACATCTTCCGTAAGATCTCGTCTTTTGAGGACTACTCCGTCACCACTCAAGTGAACGTCACGCTTGTGAG GAGCATCTTCCTGAAGCTGGCCTCTCTGGGAATCTACTTATTCTTTATcttgacaaacacaaaaaatgagCAG CATCACTGCAGGGAGAATCAGTTCGGCCGAGAGATGTACAAGCTGTGCATCTTCAACTTCCTTGCCACGTTCAGCAGCGTCTTTCTTCTGAACTTCCCCAGGAA GCTGGTGCAGGAATGGTACCCCAGCTCTGCAGTGGCCCGGCGGCTGGGAAAGCAGCACTTCCTGATCCCCTTCAACGTGCTGGACCTGGTGTACGGCCAGACCGTGTCCTGGGTGGGAGTCTACTATTGCCCTCTGCTGCCGCTGATAGGAACAGTCACTCTGGTGGCCACGTTCTACATCAAAAAG ttCAGCGTCCTGCGCTGTTGCGTAGCAGAGCACCGGATGTTCcgggcctccagctcctccgtctTCTTTCACTTCATGTTGCTGCTCGGCCTCCTGCTGGCTGGAGTCACGCTGGGATTCAACCTCCGTCAGCAAGAAGACAGAAACAC GTCTCCTTGTGGTCCTTTTCCCGGTGATCAAACTGTGCTTAAAGTGACAGAGACGTGTGTTGGCAGTCTCCCCTCGATGGTGCAGACCATCCTCCGGTACCTGGCCTCTGAGGCCTTTGCTCTGCCACTTATACTTGCTGAGAT AATAATCTTAACCTCGTATGTGTCTCGTGgacgagccaatcagaaggccatcgacagactgaaagacatgCTGGTCATG AGCAGCTCGGATAAGGTTTTCCTGGTGAGGCAGCACGCCACCTTGCTGAGAGGTCAGAGGAAGAGGCAGCGAGTCGCTCAGGacgctcctgtcctccagcagagagACGCCTCGTCCTGA
- the LOC115390622 gene encoding Fc receptor-like protein 5 isoform X2 produces the protein MKNRQTRNLLPILALASLFIKISGSNSVHPVLTGPDKAYLGSRAVYRCTAPGSSPPVRYELVSSDGALMASSVDPQGDQPATLGMKVSEASAGAYHCRATAGGNTGVSNSITLSVVIPPLQTTVTSEPFPPVLYEGSRLVLSCGVDRGSHLSYTWFFNRTEVDGDIEDVFNVTGNKLVVEEVTPEHAGSYYCIASTSVQDIQRFSSSSDIQVTVKVYVSKPEISFSVFREGKSYRANVTCWSSRGSPPANFSLLLDEAEVYSVRATQSLVGWFVVEVVPGLDMGLAHCQVKTELQELKSEPVTLEVVPVGGDVSVNVEYLYTSASRLAAALLTCKVSRGTFPLVSWLLDDSVLPSLPHSALINEGQTLILTQLGPEESGSYRCRARDSYDSSGPWVESEAQLVQVTEARMTTTEKISISFCCFLLLVLVVCSVCVLKMFNHDRAHPQTAPVNHVFLSQLRRSVTV, from the exons ATGAAGAACCGACAGACTCGAAATCTGTTGCCAATTTTGG CTCTGGCAAGTTTGTTCATCAAGATAA gCGGCTCAAACTCAGTTCACCCAGTTCTCACTGGTCCCGACAAGGCCTACCTGGGCTCCAGGGCGGTTTACCGATGCACAGCCCCCGGCTCGTCTCCACCGGTCAGATATGAGCTGGTGTCAAGCGACGGCGCCCTGATGGCCTCGTCTGTCGACCCCCAAGGGGACCAGCCGGCGACTTTAGGCATGAAAGTGTCTGAAGCCTCGGCCGGGGCGTACCACTGCAGGGCGACGGCCGGGGGAAACACAGGCGTCAGCAACAGCATCACTCTGAGTGTCGTCA TTCCACCGCTGCAAACCACGGTGACCTCTGAACCCTTCCCGCCGGTCCTCTATGAGGGCTCACGCCTCGTCCTGAGCTGCGGTGTCGACAGGGGCTCCCACCTCTCCTACACCTGGTTCTTCAACAGGACGGAAGTAGACGGTGACATTGAAGACGTCTTCAATGTCACCGGGAACAAGCTCGTGGTTGAGGAGGTGACTCCCGAGCATGCTGGGAGTTATTACTGCATCGCCTCGACCTCGGTGCAGGACATCCAGaggttttccagcagctcagaTATTCAAGTGACAGTTAAAG tcTACGTGTCAAAGCCGGAGATCTCCTTCTCCGTTTTCCGAGAAGGAAAAAGTTACCGCGCCAACGTGACCTGCTGGTCGTCCAGAGGGAGCCCTCCTGCGAACTTCTCTCTCTTACTGGACGAGGCTGAGGTGTACTCTGTGAGAGCGACCCAGTCCCTGGTGGGGTGGTTCGTCGTGGAAGTGGTCCCCGGGCTGGACATGGGGCTGGCTCACTGTCAGGTGAagacggagctgcaggagctgaagaGTGAACCTGTGACTCTGGAAGTAG TGCCGGTCGGAGGGGACGTGAGCGTGAACGTGGAGTATCTGTACACCTCTGCCTCCAGGCTGGCTGCAGCCTTGCTGACCTGTAAAGTCAGCAGAGGGACTTTTCCTCTCGTCTCCTGGCTGCTGGACGACTCCGTCCTTCCCAGCCTGCCCCACTCGGCCCTCATCAATGAGGGACAAACCCTGATCCTCACCCAGCTGGGCCCGGAGGAGAGCGGTTCTTACCGCTGCAGGGCCAGAGACAGCTACGACAGCTCCGGGCCGTGGGTGGAGAGCGAGGCCCAGCTGGTCCAGGTGACAG AGGCTCGCATGACCACCACAGAGAAGATCTCCATCTCgttctgctgcttccttcttctggtgctggtggtgtgttcagtgtgtgtgctcaaGATGTTCAACCACGACcgag CTCATCCCCAGACTGCTCCAGTAAA TcacgtttttctctctcagctcagacGATCTGTCACTGTCTGA
- the LOC115390622 gene encoding Fc receptor-like protein 5 isoform X1, translated as MKNRQTRNLLPILALASLFIKISGSNSVHPVLTGPDKAYLGSRAVYRCTAPGSSPPVRYELVSSDGALMASSVDPQGDQPATLGMKVSEASAGAYHCRATAGGNTGVSNSITLSVVIPPLQTTVTSEPFPPVLYEGSRLVLSCGVDRGSHLSYTWFFNRTEVDGDIEDVFNVTGNKLVVEEVTPEHAGSYYCIASTSVQDIQRFSSSSDIQVTVKVYVSKPEISFSVFREGKSYRANVTCWSSRGSPPANFSLLLDEAEVYSVRATQSLVGWFVVEVVPGLDMGLAHCQVKTELQELKSEPVTLEVVPVGGDVSVNVEYLYTSASRLAAALLTCKVSRGTFPLVSWLLDDSVLPSLPHSALINEGQTLILTQLGPEESGSYRCRARDSYDSSGPWVESEAQLVQVTEARMTTTEKISISFCCFLLLVLVVCSVCVLKMFNHDRAHPQTAPVNSDDLSLSELTSRAEDKKTESPHIDFDVHNQVYW; from the exons ATGAAGAACCGACAGACTCGAAATCTGTTGCCAATTTTGG CTCTGGCAAGTTTGTTCATCAAGATAA gCGGCTCAAACTCAGTTCACCCAGTTCTCACTGGTCCCGACAAGGCCTACCTGGGCTCCAGGGCGGTTTACCGATGCACAGCCCCCGGCTCGTCTCCACCGGTCAGATATGAGCTGGTGTCAAGCGACGGCGCCCTGATGGCCTCGTCTGTCGACCCCCAAGGGGACCAGCCGGCGACTTTAGGCATGAAAGTGTCTGAAGCCTCGGCCGGGGCGTACCACTGCAGGGCGACGGCCGGGGGAAACACAGGCGTCAGCAACAGCATCACTCTGAGTGTCGTCA TTCCACCGCTGCAAACCACGGTGACCTCTGAACCCTTCCCGCCGGTCCTCTATGAGGGCTCACGCCTCGTCCTGAGCTGCGGTGTCGACAGGGGCTCCCACCTCTCCTACACCTGGTTCTTCAACAGGACGGAAGTAGACGGTGACATTGAAGACGTCTTCAATGTCACCGGGAACAAGCTCGTGGTTGAGGAGGTGACTCCCGAGCATGCTGGGAGTTATTACTGCATCGCCTCGACCTCGGTGCAGGACATCCAGaggttttccagcagctcagaTATTCAAGTGACAGTTAAAG tcTACGTGTCAAAGCCGGAGATCTCCTTCTCCGTTTTCCGAGAAGGAAAAAGTTACCGCGCCAACGTGACCTGCTGGTCGTCCAGAGGGAGCCCTCCTGCGAACTTCTCTCTCTTACTGGACGAGGCTGAGGTGTACTCTGTGAGAGCGACCCAGTCCCTGGTGGGGTGGTTCGTCGTGGAAGTGGTCCCCGGGCTGGACATGGGGCTGGCTCACTGTCAGGTGAagacggagctgcaggagctgaagaGTGAACCTGTGACTCTGGAAGTAG TGCCGGTCGGAGGGGACGTGAGCGTGAACGTGGAGTATCTGTACACCTCTGCCTCCAGGCTGGCTGCAGCCTTGCTGACCTGTAAAGTCAGCAGAGGGACTTTTCCTCTCGTCTCCTGGCTGCTGGACGACTCCGTCCTTCCCAGCCTGCCCCACTCGGCCCTCATCAATGAGGGACAAACCCTGATCCTCACCCAGCTGGGCCCGGAGGAGAGCGGTTCTTACCGCTGCAGGGCCAGAGACAGCTACGACAGCTCCGGGCCGTGGGTGGAGAGCGAGGCCCAGCTGGTCCAGGTGACAG AGGCTCGCATGACCACCACAGAGAAGATCTCCATCTCgttctgctgcttccttcttctggtgctggtggtgtgttcagtgtgtgtgctcaaGATGTTCAACCACGACcgag CTCATCCCCAGACTGCTCCAGTAAA ctcagacGATCTGTCACTGTCTGAACTAACGTCCCGGGCAGAAGACAAGAAGACCGAATCTCCCCACATAGACTTTGATGTGCACAATCAGGTGTACTGGTGA
- the LOC115391124 gene encoding contactin-5 isoform X2: MLVALFVLTLGLFCYSQGNSESVLGIPQLYGPSEALLRQVVDFVCELQKYPENETIQLRVYKMGHHEKLLGEYTYQPDEVASIPMMITDYHEGFLECVAKPLNASSSNITATVSDPHYLKVIVPVKNAEIEYSGPMELFEEDILELRCLLEAGTHVSYQWLLNGRLLSPSPRHHFAEDRLRIFRTTSGDSGFYTCIASNTFNNTEVFTSNSTEMEITVKVLASDPDISFVVLKEIQNYSALVTCQSARGSLPITFSLYNSTELVSSVTAEKKNATFKVPLDLRQPPDRLECQANNSDPIAHSQWLPLRVVPVKGPVTMLYDQDIGENYVVIGLKMYCRASEGSHPRYHWFLNKTRLHDRGSFYRVDDQPPQQSILHLSVRASSSAGTYHCKVSDSFDNANAVGSNRKYVDREVLNRLPILVVVIVFGSFAILIMLVSVCCIFGVIYN, translated from the exons ATGCTGGTTGCCCTCTTTGTGCTCACTCTGG GCCTGTTCTGCTACAGCCAGGGGAACA GTGAGTCTGTTCTGGGGATTCCTCAGCTGTATGGTCCATCAGAGGCTTTGCTGAGACAAgttgttgattttgtttgtgaGCTGCAAAAGTATCCAGAGAATGAGACCATCCAGCTGCGGGTGTATAA GATGGGACACCATGAGAAGTTGTTGGGTGAATACACGTACCAGCCTGACGAAGTGGCATCCATTCCCATGATGATCACGGACTACCATGAAGGCTTCCTGGAGTGTGTGGCCAAACCGCTCAACGCCAGCAGCTCTAATATCACAGCCACGGTCAGCGACCCGCACTACTTAAAGGTTATCG TGCCggtgaaaaatgcagaaatcgAATATTCAGGACCGATGGAGTTATTCGAGGAAGACATTCTGGAGCTGCGCTGCTTACTTGAAGCTGGAACTCATGTCTCCTACCAGTGGCTGCTCAACGGCCGgctcctctctccgtctccacGCCACCATTTTGCAGAGGACCGGCTCAGGAtcttcag AACCACATCCGGAGACAGCGGCTTCTACACGTGTATCGCTTCCAACACTTTCAACAACACAGAGGTCTTCACCTCCAACAGCACTGAGATGGAAATCACAGTCAAAG TGTTGGCGTCAGACCCCGACATCTCCTTTGTCGTGTTGAAGGAGATCCAGAACTATTCGGCGTTGGTCACCTGCCAGTCAGCCAGAGGGTCTCTGCCCATCACCTTTTCCCTCTACAACAGCACAGAGCTGGTCTCCAGtgtcacagcagaaaaaaaaaatgctacattCAAGGTCCCGCTGGACTTGAGGCAGCCGCCGGACAGGCTCGAGTGTCAGGCCAACAACAGCGACCCGATCGCTCACAGTCAGTGGCTGCCACTGAGAGTCG TCCCGGTCAAGGGTCCCGTCACCATGCTTTACGACCAAGACATCGGTGAAAACTACGTCGTGATTGGCCTGAAGATGTACTGCAGGGCCTCGGAGGGATCTCACCCTCGGTACCACTGGTTCCTCAACAAGACCCGGCTCCATGACCGAGGCAGCTTCTACCGTGTGGATGACCAGCCGCCGCAACAGTCCATCCTCCACCTGTCGGTCAgggccagcagcagcgccggGACGTACCACTGCAAAGTGTCAGACAGCTTCGACAACGCCAACGCCGTCGGCAGCAACAGAAAATACGTGGATAGAGAAG tgcTGAACCGCCTCCCCATTCTCGTGGTGGTGATCGTGTTTGGAAGTTTCGCCATCCTGATCATGCTGGTGTCCGTCTGCTGCATCTTTGGAGTCATCTACA
- the tmc6b gene encoding transmembrane channel-like protein 6b: protein MARNVNFDLNHPLMEAGLESPADEEGVHDSFSQLIAEQSQNGGPADAYELQRLQRDLDEDRDEVPYLSSPPRVIRGRRQGQRDMEWEDDVTQIDPLVGERWSSATMKILSSMPSRTIGRSRGAILSQYYNRTMKLRRRRQSRPAIQDFSRSARPSIRGHGMEGDSTDAEGTELNKRERLVNNLQNLSVGDRVRMLRGMPLSVAEKGELRRLTIQKEKHTVSGKRLHCCSRVKYYIIIALRHSWYSWLSFLHSLQLWQVLLKRVGGRFGSGVLSYFVFLRTLLFFNLFLFLVTGAFMVLPQAVHPPDVSAARRSFSGLELLTGAGYFSDSVMYYGYYSNYTLQRSCRDDGELSNVSVSNSTELECSSKSLSYKMPLAYFFTIGVAFFITCIILVYSMSKSFGQSFRIDKSHSILAMKVFCSWDFKVIKKTSVKLMCENICTQLKELLAEINHKHLKSTACQKLGRLMVHGLAWTICIASTTACVISIYYFSDYMHKDPLLNDVSLLALPVVVSLINLLLPGLFNLAAWMEEYNSPTVRTYIAISRNLILKVSVLGVLCYHWLGRVAVQQDSNGLECWESFVGQELYRFLLMDFIFTLMDTLFGEFLWRLFCEKVLKRRRKPVFDIPRNVLELIYGQTLAWLGVLFAPLLPAVQLLKLFLLFYVKMSSVLMNCQAPRRPYRVSQMTTIFITLLCFPSFLGASVCVTYSMWSIKPSSSCGPFRGLETMFQAGKRWVKDLEDQDPNLSMLAKAHAYLVENPFFLFVGAGIFLVVIYFHSQVVDGQRKIIKLLQEQIQNEGEDKKFLIARLQSIHERKRTPARRLVSQDSAC from the exons ATGGCCCGGAACGTTAACTTCGACCTGAACCACCCTCTGATGGAGGCTGGACTGGA GAGCCCGGCGGATGAGGAGGGTGTTCACGACTCCTTCAGCCAGCTGATAGCGGAGCAGAGTCAGAATGGAGGACCGGCCGATGCCTAcgagctgcagcggctgcagagagATCTGGACGAGGACCGAG ATGAGGTGCCCTacctgtcctctcctccacgGGTGATTAGGGGAAGGAGACAGGGTCAGAGGGACATGGAGTGGGAGGACGATGTAACGCAGATAGACCCCCTGGTGGGTGAACGGTGGTCTTCGGCCACCATGAAGATCCTGTCCTCCATGCCCAGCCGGACCATTG GCCGCAGCAGAGGGGCGATCCTCTCGCAGTACTACAACAGGACCATGAAACTGCGGAGACGCAGGCAGAGCCGACCGGCCATCCAGGACTTCTCCCGCTCTGCCCGGCCGAGCATACGGGGCCACGGCATGGAGGGGGACAGCACAGACGCCGAGGGCACAGAAC TGAATAAAAGGGAACGCCTGGTGAACAACCTGCAGAACCTGTCGGTGGGGGACAGGGTGAGAATGCTGCGGGGCATGCCCCTCAGTGTGGCTGAAAAAGGTGAACTCAG GAGGTTAACAATACAaaaggagaaacacacagtttctggaaaaaggCTTCACTGCTGCAGTCGGGTCAAATACTACATCATCATC GCTCTGAGGCATAGCTGGTACAGCTGGCTGTCCTTCCTGCACTCGCTCCAGCTGTGGCAGGTGCTGCTCAAGAGAGTGGGCGGACGCTTCGGCAGCGGCGTCCTCTCGTACTTTGTCTTCCTCAGGACCCTGCTCTTCTTcaacctcttcctcttcctggtgACGGGGGCGTTCATGGTGCTGCCGCAGGCGGTGCACCCTCCAGACGTGTCTGCAGCCAGACGCTCCTTCTCTGGCCTGGAGCTGCTCACCGGGGCG ggcTATTTCTCAGACTCAGTGATGTACTATGGATACTACTCTAACTACACtctgcagaggagctgcagagatgaTGGCGAATTGTCAAACGTTTCGGTATCAAATTCAACTGAACTGGAGTGCAGTTCGAAGAGTCTTTCTTACAAAATGCCGCTCGCGTACTTCTTCACCATCGGAGTGGCCTTCTTCATCACGTGCATCATACTCGTGTACAG CATGTCCAAGTCCTTCGGCCAGAGCTTCAGAATCGACAAATCTCACAGTATTCTGGCCATGAAGGTCTTCTGCTCCTGGGACTTCAAGGTCATCAAGAAAACTTCTGTCAAACTCATGTGTGAGAATATCTGCACGCAGCTCAAG GAATTGCTGGCAGAGATTAATCACAAGCATCTGAAAAGCACCGCGTGCCAGAAGCTGGGGAGACTGATGGTCCACGGCCTGGCCTGGACCATCTGCATCGCGAGCACCACCGCCTGCGTGATCAGCATCTACTACTTCTCTGATTACATGCACAAG GACCCCCTGCTGAACGACGTGAGCCTGCTGGCTCTGCCGGTGGTGGTGTCCCTCATCAACCTGCTGCTGCCGGGCCTCTTTAACCTCGCCGCCTGGATGGAGGAATACAACTCGCCGACTGTGCGCACATACATCGCCATCAGCAG GAACTTGATTCTGAAAGTGAGCGTGCTGGGCGTCCTCTGTTACCACTGGCTGGGCCGGGTGGCCGTTCAGCAGGACAGCAACGGCCTCGAG TGCTGGGAGAGTTTTGTTGGTCAGGAGCTGTATCGCTTCCTTCTCATGGACTTCATCTTCACTTTAATGGACACCCTGTTCGGAGAGTTTCTGTGGCG GCTGTTTTGTGAGAAGgtgctgaagaggaggaggaaaccggtGTTTGACATCCCCAGAAACGTCCTGGAGCTCATCTATGGACAGACACTGGCCTG gctgGGTGTCCTCTTCGCACCTCTCTTACCTGCAGTCCAGCTCCTCAAACTCTTCCTGCTCTTCTACGTTAAGATG AGCAGTGTGCTGATGAACTGTCAGGCTCCCAGGAGGCCATACAGAGTCAGCCAGATGACCACCATTTTCATCACCCTCCTCTGCTTCCCATCGTTCCTGGGAGCCTCCGTCTGTGTCACCTACAGCATGTGGAG CATCAAGCCGTCCTCGTCCTGCGGTCCCTTCCGTGGGCTGGAGACGATGTTCCAGGCGGGGAAACGCTGGGTTAAAGACCTGGAAGATCAGGATCCCAACCTGTCGATGCTTGCCAAAGCTCACGCCTACCTGGTGGAAAACcctttcttcctgtttgtggGAGCAGGAATCTTTCT